Below is a genomic region from Candidatus Bathyarchaeota archaeon.
GTTACTATAAGGAAGGATAAAGCATCGCTGAACGGACGGCTGATTGAAGTATGGTATGACCTTGTGGGAGATTAAAATTGAAGTTTCCACTTTCAATGTCGGATATAAGCCTTTGGCTGGCCGTGATGGCGATCATCTTATTAATTACATCAGAGCTTTTATCTGCAACAACAGAATACGCCGGAAACATCGTGATAGAGAAGAAAAGACTGAGGTTGGCGGCATTAGCCTTAGGAATAGGATTTATGATAACTGTTATAACGCGTGTTTTTCAACCATTCTAATTTTGATCTTAAAAATGTGAAGAAACACCTAGAAAATTTCCAACGTGAATATATAAAATTTCGAACTAAAGTCTTTATTACTGACCATATGTTACTCGCTTCGTTGAAAAGTTTCGATGTTGTACGTAACTTTCCAATTTAACCAAGTTATTAATTAAGGGGGTAGCATTGAGTAAAGACCAAGCCATTGGAATCCTAATTTTTGTAGTGTGCATAGCGGTTTCCATATGCTACACGTTGCTGCTGTTCCTGCCAGCTTTCGAAGCCATCAGAATATGGATTATAGCCATACCGGTTTTCATTGCCTTCTTAGCGGTTTTGGCAATAGGCGCATGGATAGGATGGACAATGGCTACAACTCCGCCGCCAAAGCCAATGGAAGAACATCAGAATAAACAGTAGATTATTAAACTAAATGAATCATCAGCCGTAAACTCCTTGTTCGATGAACTTCCGAATTGCTTTTCTTCGTTCCGGCTGTTCTGCGTTACAACCGTGAACGCGGCCGGACGATGGCTAAATAGAAGTATAGATCTTATTATTAGCTGCCTGTTTCGCTTCCAATTATCACTAATTCGAAGGAGAAACTTTCTATGCCCGTGATGTTTTCAGCCACATGTAATGTGAGAGTTACTGGAATTGCATGGCCGTTATCCACGATTTTTGCCTCTCCATCCCAACTGAACGTAATGTAGTTTTCTGCAGCTGGAGGAGCCCAGTTTTGGATGTTATGTGAAAGTATCATTGGTACGGTGCCGTTATTTTTGACATAGACTGTGAAATTTTTGCTTTCTCCAGGTTGCAAGTAGCCCCAATCTATGAAATCGGCTTCCTCTGTACATTCAGCGTCTCGGTAAACGCTGACTCCTATAGCCTTAATGTAGCCTACATTGTTGGTGATGAAGCTTCCTGAAATTATACCGTATGCGATAAAGACAACGCTAAATCCTAAAATGAAGAGTGTGAGCATAATAAGCTGACGATACGAAAGGGGAATATTGGTTTCAACCATATCTCATCGAGTACGTCTTAAGTAATACGATTTAATAAACCTTGCCGTTTACAGTCACAACAAAAATACAAAAAATAAAAACTTTACTCAAAAACCTAACCTATCCGCTTACTTCGCCTTCATCCTCAAACACTCGCCCAATCAGGACTAAATCCAAGATCATAACCGTAGGGATCCATTAACAAGCCAATCCACCTGCAAAATCATAAAAGCAAAAACCAATATTCTATCAATTTACAGGCAAGAAAAGTTTATTTTAACATTAAACTCCATAACAACTTGGCGATGAGGCTTTTATCGGCTTAGCCTTTTCCCGCCGGCTAGCTCCATGCAGACGGACCCAACTGAGGAAAGACGCCTAACAGCGTCTTTTCCCGTGAGGGCGGGTTTACCCAGGCATGGGACACGGCGGGCGCGGGCGCAAGCTCCCACGTAAGAGAGAGCTCAGCTGAGGGGAGCGTGTGGCTCCGCTGTGAGGTTGGGTGTTGGTTGCGTGGGACACAGCGCCCGCGAAAAACATTATTAAGGATAAACTGTGAATATTTCTGATTCAAAGTTGTATGGGTGAGTTTGAGTTGACTGTAAGAGTTGCAATAAATGGTTTCGGCCGGATTGGAAGACTGTTCTTCAGAGCCGCAATCGAAAGAGGCGCTGACATAGACTTTGTAGCTGTAAACGACTTAACAGGAGCCGAAATGCTAGCGCATCTACTTAAGTACGACTCGGTGCATGGAAGGTTCCCAGGAACCGTTGAAGTGAAAAACGGAAATCTTGTTGTAAACGGAAAGGAAATAAAGGTTATTTCAGAGCCGGACC
It encodes:
- a CDS encoding transcriptional regulator, whose translation is MSKDQAIGILIFVVCIAVSICYTLLLFLPAFEAIRIWIIAIPVFIAFLAVLAIGAWIGWTMATTPPPKPMEEHQNKQ